Proteins found in one Bremerella volcania genomic segment:
- the polX gene encoding DNA polymerase/3'-5' exonuclease PolX has translation MNNAQIAAKFEMLADLLEFQGANSFRIRAYRNAARTIEGLSQQISDILDDSSQKLTDLEGIGKDLAEKCQVLVETDKLPQLEELQKKIPPSVLAMLRIPGLGPKKAAVIYKELGISTLEDLKQACLDEKIRALKGFGAKTEQTILSGIDLAATAEQRVYWAKADKLVQRLREHLESVKGIEKLTFAGSYRRGKETVGDIDILTVAESSTEAMDCLAEFPEMEEVIARGDTKMSIRLASNMQVDLRVVPAKSYGAASLYFTGSKEHNVKIRGIAKQRGMKINEYGVFRVNEDGSETFIAGETEEDVYAALDLPWFPPELRENRDEFKLAETGLPKLITVEDIVGDMHMHTDATDGVNTLEEMIEGSIAKGYQYIAITDHSKRVSMANGLNAERLLDQWKTIDELQKKYDGKIQILKGLECDILEQGGMDLPDDVLEQGDWIIASVHYGQNQSKQQITDRIVGALENPNICIVAHPTGRLINRREPYEVDLDAVFQCAKENRKFVELNANPARLDLNDVYCHTAKEQGILIGINSDGHKVEGLDVMRYGILQARRAGLTKEDVVNTRPWNDILKLLGRA, from the coding sequence ATGAACAACGCTCAAATCGCTGCCAAGTTTGAAATGCTGGCAGATCTTCTCGAGTTCCAGGGAGCGAATAGCTTTCGCATACGAGCCTATCGCAACGCGGCTCGCACGATTGAAGGCCTGTCACAGCAAATCAGTGATATTCTGGACGACTCCTCCCAGAAACTGACCGACCTCGAGGGAATTGGCAAAGATTTGGCGGAAAAGTGCCAGGTACTGGTCGAGACCGACAAATTGCCGCAGTTGGAGGAACTTCAAAAGAAGATTCCTCCGTCGGTATTGGCCATGTTGCGGATCCCTGGCTTGGGACCGAAAAAGGCTGCAGTGATCTATAAAGAGCTGGGGATCTCGACGCTGGAAGACTTAAAGCAGGCATGCCTGGACGAAAAAATCCGGGCTCTCAAAGGCTTCGGTGCGAAGACCGAACAAACGATTCTCAGCGGCATCGATCTCGCCGCGACGGCCGAGCAGCGTGTTTATTGGGCCAAAGCCGACAAGCTGGTGCAGCGTCTCAGGGAACATCTGGAGAGCGTGAAAGGTATCGAAAAGCTGACCTTTGCTGGTAGCTATAGGCGCGGCAAGGAAACCGTTGGTGACATCGATATCCTGACTGTCGCTGAGTCCTCGACCGAAGCGATGGATTGCCTGGCAGAGTTTCCCGAAATGGAGGAAGTCATTGCCCGGGGGGATACGAAAATGTCCATTCGACTTGCCAGCAACATGCAAGTCGATCTTCGCGTCGTTCCTGCCAAGAGCTACGGCGCTGCGAGCCTGTATTTCACAGGATCGAAAGAACATAACGTTAAGATTCGTGGGATTGCCAAGCAGCGTGGAATGAAGATCAACGAATACGGCGTGTTTCGTGTGAATGAGGACGGGAGCGAGACCTTTATCGCGGGCGAAACGGAAGAGGATGTTTACGCTGCCCTCGATCTACCATGGTTCCCGCCTGAGCTTCGCGAGAATCGCGATGAATTCAAGCTTGCCGAAACGGGCCTGCCTAAGTTGATCACCGTTGAAGACATCGTGGGAGACATGCACATGCATACCGATGCGACCGACGGCGTGAACACGTTGGAGGAGATGATCGAGGGATCGATTGCGAAGGGATATCAATACATCGCAATCACCGATCACTCCAAACGCGTCAGCATGGCCAACGGCCTGAATGCGGAGCGACTGCTGGATCAATGGAAGACGATCGACGAATTGCAAAAGAAGTACGACGGCAAGATTCAGATTCTCAAGGGGCTCGAATGCGATATTCTCGAACAGGGAGGGATGGATCTACCGGATGATGTGCTGGAGCAAGGAGATTGGATCATTGCCAGCGTGCATTATGGTCAGAATCAGTCGAAGCAGCAGATCACCGATCGAATTGTCGGGGCGCTAGAAAACCCAAACATCTGCATTGTCGCCCATCCAACCGGAAGACTTATCAATCGGCGCGAACCGTACGAGGTCGATTTGGACGCCGTGTTTCAGTGTGCGAAAGAAAATCGCAAGTTCGTCGAACTCAACGCCAACCCTGCCCGGCTCGACTTGAACGACGTTTACTGTCACACCGCGAAAGAGCAGGGCATCTTGATCGGCATCAACAGCGACGGCCACAAGGTCGAAGGGCTGGACGTCATGCGTTATGGCATATTGCAAGCACGCAGGGCTGGTTTGACTAAAGAGGATGTCGTCAACACACGTCCTTGGAACGACATTCTGAAGCTACTCGGCAGGGCTTAG
- a CDS encoding DUF3592 domain-containing protein, with protein MPRWFRIWEKKRGSRRTVSRVVASVGETFFFSAIFFFGVIFTAMTVASTMLETWPIRTMFPEVAYVEGECTVQEIRVVQLGTEDYPRYQPEALVSLDLPQRQHHRWSLRRSPLTYSTEEAAWDRLNGYEPGWIYPCWYDPDSPGQSVVLERTPAWGLWVIFLVLVSFIVIGGIGLIYTLLLMGTSVERRAAIAKKAKTLELLREAMPATTYPSIPNDANLTNSPGVRLAFRLPIEVSPGWWLLATLIFSLLWSGMAGVFFIAALGNHLAGKPDWMLTIISLPTIGIALAAISKFLREVTAHTRVGPTGLEISNHPLYPGKEYRVFVTQAGKMKVRQLQILLVCEEAATFLQGTDVRSETKRVVEEEVAAAKGFEIKPGLPFEADYQLKVPEGCMHSFKSDHNAIHWKLVVQINADHGTRLSRSFPIVVYPAELEVAR; from the coding sequence ATGCCTCGCTGGTTTCGCATCTGGGAGAAAAAACGCGGTTCGCGCCGTACGGTTTCGCGTGTCGTAGCCAGTGTCGGGGAAACGTTCTTTTTCTCAGCGATTTTCTTTTTCGGCGTCATTTTCACAGCAATGACCGTCGCCTCGACCATGTTGGAAACTTGGCCGATCCGGACCATGTTTCCGGAAGTCGCCTACGTGGAAGGAGAGTGCACGGTTCAGGAAATCCGAGTAGTCCAACTCGGAACCGAAGACTATCCCCGCTATCAACCTGAAGCCCTGGTCTCATTGGATTTGCCCCAGCGGCAACACCATCGTTGGTCGCTCCGACGATCGCCCCTTACTTATTCTACGGAAGAGGCGGCCTGGGATCGGCTTAATGGGTACGAACCGGGCTGGATCTATCCCTGTTGGTACGATCCCGACAGCCCCGGTCAGAGCGTCGTCTTAGAGCGAACCCCGGCCTGGGGACTGTGGGTCATCTTTCTGGTGCTGGTTTCATTCATCGTCATTGGTGGCATCGGGCTGATTTATACGCTGCTGCTTATGGGGACATCGGTCGAACGAAGGGCCGCGATCGCGAAGAAAGCCAAAACGTTAGAGCTTCTCCGGGAAGCCATGCCCGCTACGACATATCCATCGATTCCTAATGATGCGAATCTGACCAACAGCCCCGGCGTGCGTCTCGCATTCCGCTTGCCGATCGAGGTTTCGCCCGGATGGTGGCTGCTGGCCACGCTTATTTTCAGTCTATTGTGGAGCGGTATGGCAGGCGTGTTCTTCATCGCCGCATTGGGTAACCATCTGGCCGGAAAACCGGACTGGATGTTGACGATCATCTCGCTGCCAACCATTGGAATTGCATTGGCGGCGATCTCTAAGTTTCTGCGCGAGGTCACCGCGCACACGCGAGTAGGACCCACCGGCTTGGAAATCTCGAACCATCCCCTTTATCCTGGTAAAGAGTACCGCGTATTCGTTACTCAGGCAGGAAAAATGAAGGTTCGGCAACTGCAGATCTTGCTTGTCTGCGAGGAAGCGGCCACATTCTTGCAGGGGACAGACGTTCGTAGCGAAACGAAACGCGTGGTCGAAGAGGAGGTCGCCGCTGCCAAGGGATTTGAAATCAAGCCAGGGCTGCCGTTCGAGGCGGACTATCAGCTTAAAGTGCCTGAAGGTTGTATGCACAGCTTTAAGTCAGATCACAATGCGATCCACTGGAAACTAGTCGTGCAGATCAACGCCGATCACGGTACGCGGTTGAGTCGTAGCTTTCCGATCGTCGTCTATCCGGCGGAGTTGGAGGTTGCCCGATGA
- a CDS encoding outer membrane protein assembly factor BamB family protein, producing MITRRFCLITVTLTLGVVAFALRVQAGDWPQILGPQRNGHAEEENLLDQWPRRGPTEVWKKDLGSGYAGPAVADGVVYLFHRQSNSELLEAVELKTGKKIWSRDMRASYQASINPDDGPRCVPVVTKDAVIVYGAAGFLRSVDRQTGKLRWEVDLAGNFGAPDGYFGAGSTPIVFEKSVLVNVGGRNGAGIVAVNLEDGQFQWKSVDDAASYSSPVMAKIADRPYAVFVTRLQTVVVDPFTGSVLYGFPFGARGPTVNAATPIVAGNKLFVTASYGVGAKLVELEKTQFKPIWENDDTLSSQYNTPVLVGDYLYGIHGREDLGSPELRCVELATGRVMWSEQLPGTAHLIYADRKLIAVTNEGTAILFLPDEKKFAEISRFRASNDIVRALPALSGGYLLVRETGTRGGPIRCFQIGKSP from the coding sequence ATGATTACTCGCCGTTTCTGCCTGATTACCGTAACGTTGACCCTTGGTGTGGTTGCTTTCGCCTTGAGAGTTCAAGCCGGGGATTGGCCTCAAATCCTCGGCCCTCAAAGAAATGGCCATGCGGAAGAGGAAAACCTGCTCGATCAATGGCCCAGGCGGGGCCCCACCGAGGTTTGGAAAAAAGACCTTGGTAGTGGTTACGCTGGCCCCGCCGTCGCAGATGGTGTGGTCTACCTGTTCCATCGCCAAAGCAACTCCGAACTTCTCGAAGCGGTCGAACTGAAGACCGGTAAGAAGATCTGGTCGCGCGACATGCGGGCATCGTATCAGGCTTCGATCAATCCCGACGACGGCCCCCGCTGCGTGCCGGTGGTGACCAAAGACGCAGTCATTGTTTACGGTGCCGCAGGCTTTTTGCGCAGCGTAGATCGACAAACAGGAAAGCTACGGTGGGAGGTCGATCTGGCCGGCAACTTCGGCGCTCCGGACGGATATTTCGGGGCAGGCAGTACCCCAATCGTTTTCGAAAAGTCCGTACTGGTAAATGTGGGGGGACGCAACGGGGCAGGAATCGTGGCGGTGAACCTGGAAGATGGCCAATTTCAATGGAAGTCCGTCGATGATGCGGCCAGCTATTCCTCGCCCGTGATGGCCAAGATTGCCGATCGCCCCTACGCCGTATTTGTAACGCGGCTACAAACCGTGGTGGTCGATCCCTTCACAGGAAGTGTTCTATATGGATTTCCATTCGGGGCGAGAGGTCCAACCGTGAACGCCGCGACACCAATCGTGGCTGGCAACAAACTCTTCGTTACTGCCAGTTACGGAGTAGGGGCCAAACTGGTTGAACTTGAGAAAACCCAGTTCAAACCGATTTGGGAAAACGACGACACCCTCTCCAGTCAATACAACACGCCGGTTCTGGTAGGAGATTACCTGTACGGGATTCACGGACGCGAAGATTTGGGTTCGCCGGAACTACGATGCGTCGAACTAGCCACCGGCCGTGTAATGTGGTCAGAACAATTGCCAGGGACGGCGCACCTGATCTATGCGGATAGGAAGTTGATCGCCGTGACCAATGAAGGGACAGCGATCCTGTTTCTTCCCGATGAAAAGAAATTCGCAGAAATCAGCCGCTTCCGCGCGAGCAACGACATCGTCCGTGCGCTGCCCGCGCTAAGCGGTGGATATTTGCTTGTTCGCGAAACGGGTACCCGGGGAGGTCCGATTCGCTGTTTTCAGATTGGCAAGTCCCCATAG
- a CDS encoding DNA-directed RNA polymerase subunit alpha C-terminal domain-containing protein produces MPRIPLNAADQQHDDLLAKLEMSTAEIGLTVRTTNCLEEKGIFTVRDLLNCTPADLLSISNFGEKTLDEVYSALEGVGFYRHTRQLARATAVAV; encoded by the coding sequence ATGCCACGAATTCCTCTGAATGCGGCTGACCAACAACACGACGACCTGTTGGCCAAGCTGGAAATGAGTACGGCGGAAATCGGTTTGACCGTCCGCACGACAAATTGCCTTGAGGAAAAGGGCATCTTCACCGTTCGCGATCTGCTGAATTGCACACCAGCCGACTTGTTGAGTATTTCCAACTTCGGCGAAAAGACCCTCGACGAGGTCTATTCGGCGCTGGAAGGCGTCGGGTTCTATCGTCACACTCGCCAACTCGCTCGCGCCACGGCCGTTGCCGTTTAA
- a CDS encoding ATP-dependent helicase, whose product MTDYLFEGLTSSQREAVSHVDGPILVLAGPGSGKTRVVTHRIAHMLRSGVYSSQIVALTFTNKAAEEMRSRVQRLAPESTVWVSTFHRFCARLLRAYSSLVGLESNYTIYDTSDSLQILKRALQTEEISMSHATPEKVAKAISWAKNNMVLPERYEANSANAISSIVQDVYPEYQRQLRAANAVDFDDMLMLVAQMLQENPDLRAALDERFRYILVDEYQDTNLVQYLLVRSLSQQYPNLGVTGDPDQSIYGWRGANLNNILDFEKDFDRVKVVRLEQNFRSTPNILSVADQLIGHNKRRKKKSLFTDHAPGQPVRLLTYTTSHEEAQAIATRIATYVAQGKRRPRDFAIFYRVNALSRAYEEALRQQGIPYMIVSGVEFYQRKEIKDVLAYAMLMNNPRDDVAFARIVNTPARGIGKSTILKLQVHALDHGISMMDAAREAGMIDSLNKRAAVAVAKFVAIFDRISLKINEPVEEILGAILSETGLRAQYENSDDEEDLSRLENIDELLSSAREFDFQHPEDGTLEQYLEDKALVNETDEFDTALDRVTLMTLHAAKGLEFPHVFMVAIEEGLLPHERSKDSDAQLEEERRLMFVGITRAQQELELSTANQRDFRGRRMMTVPSKFLFELPREEMDFQAALGRYAPTSQQWDDIHEIPEDDYSQIGKSGDISDDSPSHDPSPQTKMLMTAADMVKGPSSSKPKLNPDKFHQSMPVIHPTYGLGKIIAMSGEGAKRTATVQFVTGQQNKFVLAYSELRPASSP is encoded by the coding sequence ATGACCGATTATTTATTTGAGGGACTGACCAGCAGCCAACGGGAAGCCGTTTCTCATGTCGACGGACCAATCCTCGTCCTGGCCGGCCCTGGCAGTGGAAAGACGCGCGTCGTCACTCATCGCATCGCGCACATGCTGCGTAGCGGTGTCTACTCATCGCAGATCGTTGCGCTCACGTTTACCAATAAGGCCGCTGAAGAGATGCGATCCCGCGTCCAGCGGTTGGCTCCCGAAAGCACCGTCTGGGTTAGCACCTTCCACCGATTCTGTGCGCGGCTGCTCAGGGCCTATTCCAGCCTGGTGGGACTCGAGTCGAACTACACGATCTACGACACCTCCGACTCGCTTCAAATTCTTAAGCGTGCTCTTCAGACCGAAGAAATTTCGATGTCGCACGCGACCCCTGAGAAAGTTGCCAAGGCGATCAGTTGGGCCAAGAACAACATGGTTCTGCCTGAAAGATACGAAGCAAATTCCGCCAACGCGATCAGTTCGATCGTGCAAGACGTCTACCCGGAATACCAGCGGCAGCTTCGCGCGGCCAATGCCGTTGACTTCGATGACATGCTCATGCTGGTCGCCCAGATGCTGCAGGAAAACCCCGACCTACGGGCAGCGCTCGACGAACGCTTTCGCTATATCCTGGTCGACGAGTATCAGGACACCAACCTGGTGCAGTACTTGCTCGTGCGGTCTCTTTCCCAACAGTATCCCAACCTGGGTGTTACCGGAGATCCTGACCAGTCCATTTACGGCTGGCGAGGAGCGAACCTGAATAACATTCTCGACTTTGAAAAAGACTTCGATCGGGTCAAAGTCGTTCGCCTGGAACAGAACTTTCGGAGTACGCCCAACATCCTTTCCGTGGCGGATCAGCTTATTGGTCACAACAAGCGGCGCAAGAAAAAGTCTCTTTTTACCGACCATGCACCAGGGCAACCGGTTCGCTTGTTGACGTATACGACCAGTCACGAGGAAGCGCAAGCGATCGCGACGCGTATCGCGACGTATGTCGCTCAAGGCAAACGTCGTCCGCGTGACTTTGCGATCTTCTATCGCGTGAACGCACTATCGCGTGCTTACGAAGAAGCCCTTCGCCAGCAGGGCATTCCTTATATGATCGTCAGTGGCGTCGAGTTCTATCAGCGTAAAGAAATCAAGGACGTGCTGGCCTACGCCATGCTGATGAACAATCCGCGAGACGACGTGGCGTTTGCGCGAATCGTAAACACACCTGCCCGCGGCATTGGCAAGTCGACGATCCTCAAGCTTCAGGTCCACGCGTTGGACCATGGCATTTCGATGATGGATGCCGCCCGTGAGGCAGGCATGATCGACTCGCTGAATAAACGAGCCGCCGTCGCGGTTGCCAAGTTTGTCGCCATCTTCGATCGAATTTCACTGAAGATCAACGAGCCCGTGGAAGAGATCCTCGGGGCGATCTTGAGCGAGACAGGCCTCAGAGCCCAATACGAAAACTCCGACGACGAAGAGGACCTTTCCCGGCTTGAAAACATCGACGAGCTTCTTTCATCGGCCCGGGAATTCGATTTCCAGCACCCTGAAGATGGTACCCTCGAGCAGTACTTGGAAGATAAGGCACTGGTCAACGAGACCGATGAATTCGACACGGCCCTCGACCGCGTCACGCTGATGACGCTTCACGCGGCCAAAGGACTCGAGTTTCCCCACGTTTTCATGGTGGCCATCGAAGAAGGGTTGCTGCCGCACGAACGTTCGAAAGATTCAGATGCACAACTCGAGGAAGAGCGACGCTTGATGTTCGTCGGGATCACCCGGGCCCAGCAAGAGCTAGAACTCAGCACCGCGAACCAGCGTGACTTCCGCGGCCGCCGCATGATGACCGTCCCGAGCAAGTTCCTCTTTGAGCTCCCACGCGAAGAGATGGACTTTCAGGCCGCCTTGGGGCGATATGCGCCGACATCCCAGCAATGGGACGATATCCACGAGATTCCCGAAGATGACTACAGCCAGATTGGCAAATCGGGCGATATTTCTGACGACTCGCCAAGCCATGATCCTTCACCCCAGACTAAAATGCTGATGACCGCAGCCGACATGGTGAAAGGTCCGAGTTCGTCGAAACCGAAACTGAATCCGGACAAATTTCATCAATCCATGCCCGTCATTCATCCGACCTACGGATTGGGCAAGATCATTGCCATGAGTGGCGAAGGAGCCAAACGCACGGCTACGGTTCAATTCGTCACTGGCCAGCAGAACAAATTCGTCCTCGCCTATTCGGAACTCCGACCCGCCTCTTCCCCTTGA
- a CDS encoding oxidoreductase, translated as MSDRFIKVAQLKTVEAFRDRLTQLGLSLPCDDSILTRDQGSPMAAPLPTEGFTIGNRWCIHPMEGWDANTDGSPTEFTIRRWENFGRSGAKLIWGGEAAAVQEDGRANPNQTLGTESNRFGLEKLYDSLVNAHKNEIGDPSDLMIGLQLTHSGRYSRPNQKQIAEPRIAYHHPILDARVGIDSDDDRAIWTDAELYQLIENYVTSAKIAQQLGFHFVDVKCCHGYLLHEFLSARSRAGEFGGDFEGRTRLLLTIIRRIQQECPGLMIGVRLSVFDLIPFHAGLEAGEPIDFQDLLPYEYGFGVNAENPLEMDLSEPIRLIKLLHESGVFSVNLSAGSPYYNPHIQRPAIFPPSDGYPPPEDPLVGVARQVEAVREVKNAVPEMMMVGTGYTYLQEYLPHVAQAVVRAGWVDSVGLGRMVLSLPELPQVTLEEGSMPRKKVCRTFSDCTSAPRNGIISGCYPLDPFYKKLPEFQQLKDAKSAAAK; from the coding sequence ATGAGTGATCGCTTCATCAAAGTAGCCCAGCTGAAAACCGTCGAAGCGTTTCGTGATCGCCTGACGCAGTTGGGGCTCAGCCTGCCGTGCGATGATTCGATTCTGACACGGGACCAAGGCTCGCCGATGGCTGCTCCGCTACCGACTGAGGGCTTCACGATCGGCAATCGCTGGTGCATCCACCCTATGGAAGGCTGGGATGCGAATACCGATGGATCGCCGACGGAGTTTACGATTCGTCGCTGGGAAAATTTTGGGCGAAGCGGCGCCAAGCTGATTTGGGGTGGGGAGGCTGCCGCCGTTCAGGAAGATGGCCGGGCAAACCCCAATCAGACGCTGGGGACCGAATCGAATCGCTTCGGCCTGGAGAAGCTTTACGACTCGCTCGTCAACGCGCACAAGAATGAGATCGGCGATCCTTCCGACTTGATGATTGGGCTGCAACTGACCCACTCGGGACGCTACAGCCGCCCCAATCAAAAACAGATCGCCGAACCACGCATCGCCTATCATCACCCGATTCTGGATGCCCGAGTCGGCATTGACTCGGATGATGACCGTGCAATCTGGACCGACGCCGAGCTTTACCAACTGATCGAAAACTACGTTACCTCGGCGAAGATCGCTCAACAGCTTGGCTTTCACTTCGTGGACGTCAAGTGTTGCCACGGCTACCTGCTGCACGAGTTCCTCAGTGCCAGGTCTCGTGCTGGCGAGTTTGGCGGCGACTTCGAAGGCCGAACTCGGCTCTTGCTGACTATCATCCGCCGCATTCAGCAAGAGTGCCCAGGGCTGATGATTGGCGTTCGGCTGAGCGTATTCGACTTGATTCCATTTCATGCGGGGCTCGAAGCCGGCGAACCGATCGACTTCCAAGACCTGCTGCCCTATGAGTACGGCTTCGGTGTTAACGCCGAGAATCCTTTGGAAATGGATCTGAGCGAACCGATCCGGTTGATCAAACTGCTCCACGAATCGGGCGTCTTCTCGGTCAACCTTTCAGCCGGCAGCCCCTATTACAACCCGCACATCCAACGCCCAGCCATCTTTCCCCCGAGCGACGGCTATCCGCCACCGGAAGACCCTCTAGTGGGTGTTGCCCGTCAGGTCGAAGCAGTTCGCGAGGTTAAGAATGCGGTGCCGGAAATGATGATGGTCGGTACCGGCTACACCTATTTGCAAGAGTATCTTCCCCACGTCGCTCAGGCCGTGGTTCGCGCTGGCTGGGTCGACAGCGTTGGCCTGGGGCGCATGGTGCTTTCCCTGCCCGAGCTGCCGCAAGTGACACTTGAAGAAGGCTCGATGCCGCGTAAGAAAGTGTGCCGTACGTTTAGCGACTGTACCTCGGCACCGCGAAATGGAATCATCTCGGGGTGCTATCCACTCGATCCATTCTATAAAAAACTACCTGAGTTTCAGCAACTGAAAGACGCCAAGTCGGCTGCTGCGAAATAG